A stretch of Nitrospira sp. DNA encodes these proteins:
- the glyS gene encoding glycine--tRNA ligase subunit beta gives MPKTKKMSRAKAAPKKTVRRAAPSTAELLLEIGVEELPYQFISPALASLKDSAERLLAEQRLTFSGVRTLGTPRRLTLVVEGLATQQASVMKEAMGPSKTVAFDQAGQPTKAAMGFATGQGVAVQDLQVRQTPKGEYLFAVKREEGRPAKVVLTELVPQLVAKLSFPKAMKWNEAGVRFARPVRWLVVLYGGAVLPVEAAGIKAGNRTRGHRVLGGKPGVAVRDCATYVKALEKQGVIPDPARRRAMIQEQIATLCKKTGFVLNQDEALLDQAVSTTEWPNAIIGSFKDMYLDVPEEILITSMKEHQGFFSLRDKKSGKLAAHFIAVTNNRVKDMGLIREGNERVLAARLADAKFFYDDDRTSPLQDRVGKLAGVTFHQKIGTMGQKQERVAAIAAMLARSAGLKDSVVQVCERAGTLCKADLLTGIVGEFPELQGIMGGYYARHDGEDPAVCEAILQHYRPHSMEGPIPESIEAQVLSLADRLDSLASFFHVGMVPTGSEDPFALRRHATAIVRILLEGLVRVDLGRALGEARAIVAAAGFKPGANQGDGQQRLVEFVFERVRHYARTMHGLRDDVVNAVVGAADRQSFDLRDLLAKMQALHAVTTRAEFDPLIVGFKRAHRLVEKEQWERRPVDPSVFQDPAESALHKAVSDERDNMGASMRASEYGKALESLVRLKPAIDAFFAAVMVNAEDQAVRSNRLSLLKAVDEFFMSFADFSQIVVQGS, from the coding sequence ATGCCGAAGACCAAGAAGATGTCTCGTGCGAAGGCCGCTCCCAAGAAAACTGTGAGACGGGCTGCGCCATCCACGGCGGAGTTGTTGTTGGAGATCGGGGTTGAAGAGCTGCCCTATCAGTTCATCAGTCCCGCGTTGGCCAGCCTGAAAGACTCTGCCGAACGGCTGCTCGCCGAACAGCGATTGACCTTCTCGGGGGTCCGCACTCTGGGCACTCCGCGGCGCTTGACGCTGGTGGTGGAAGGGCTGGCCACGCAGCAGGCCTCGGTTATGAAAGAGGCCATGGGGCCGTCAAAGACGGTGGCCTTCGATCAGGCGGGGCAGCCGACCAAAGCAGCTATGGGGTTCGCGACCGGGCAGGGGGTGGCCGTGCAGGACCTCCAGGTCCGCCAGACGCCGAAGGGCGAGTATCTCTTCGCCGTCAAGCGGGAAGAGGGGCGCCCTGCGAAAGTCGTGTTGACGGAACTCGTGCCGCAGTTGGTGGCCAAGCTGTCGTTCCCGAAAGCGATGAAATGGAATGAGGCGGGGGTGCGCTTTGCGCGTCCGGTGCGCTGGCTGGTCGTCCTCTATGGAGGAGCCGTGCTGCCCGTTGAAGCCGCCGGGATCAAGGCCGGGAATCGGACGAGGGGCCATCGGGTGCTCGGCGGGAAGCCAGGCGTGGCCGTGCGGGATTGCGCGACCTACGTGAAGGCGCTTGAAAAGCAGGGCGTGATTCCCGACCCGGCGCGCCGGCGCGCCATGATTCAGGAGCAGATCGCCACGCTCTGCAAGAAGACGGGCTTTGTCCTCAATCAGGATGAGGCGCTGCTCGATCAGGCGGTCTCCACCACAGAGTGGCCCAATGCGATCATTGGTTCGTTCAAAGACATGTATCTTGATGTGCCGGAAGAAATTCTGATCACCTCGATGAAGGAGCATCAGGGGTTCTTCTCGTTGCGGGACAAGAAAAGCGGCAAGCTGGCGGCTCATTTCATCGCGGTCACCAACAATCGCGTGAAGGATATGGGGTTGATCCGCGAAGGGAACGAACGGGTGCTCGCGGCGCGATTGGCGGATGCCAAATTTTTCTATGACGATGACCGGACGTCGCCACTGCAGGATCGTGTCGGCAAACTCGCCGGGGTGACGTTCCATCAAAAGATCGGAACGATGGGGCAGAAGCAGGAGCGGGTGGCTGCCATTGCGGCAATGCTGGCCAGGTCGGCCGGGCTCAAGGACTCCGTCGTTCAGGTGTGTGAGCGGGCCGGAACCTTGTGCAAAGCGGACCTGTTGACCGGGATTGTCGGAGAATTCCCGGAATTGCAGGGGATCATGGGCGGCTACTACGCCCGGCATGACGGAGAAGATCCGGCGGTCTGTGAGGCGATTCTTCAGCACTATCGGCCGCACTCAATGGAAGGGCCGATTCCTGAATCGATCGAAGCCCAAGTGTTGTCTCTCGCCGATCGGCTGGATAGTCTCGCCTCATTTTTTCATGTTGGAATGGTGCCGACAGGATCGGAAGATCCCTTCGCCTTGCGCCGCCATGCGACGGCGATCGTGCGCATTCTGCTGGAGGGGCTTGTGCGGGTGGACCTCGGCCGGGCGCTCGGTGAGGCCAGAGCGATTGTCGCGGCGGCGGGCTTCAAGCCTGGGGCGAACCAAGGCGATGGCCAGCAACGCCTGGTTGAATTTGTGTTCGAGCGGGTCCGGCACTATGCCCGCACGATGCACGGGTTGCGGGACGATGTGGTGAATGCCGTCGTCGGTGCGGCGGACCGCCAGTCGTTCGATCTGCGGGATCTGCTGGCCAAGATGCAGGCGTTGCACGCGGTCACCACCCGGGCCGAGTTCGATCCCTTGATCGTCGGATTCAAGCGCGCCCATCGGCTGGTGGAGAAAGAGCAGTGGGAGCGCCGTCCGGTGGACCCCTCCGTGTTTCAAGACCCTGCCGAGTCCGCGCTGCACAAGGCGGTGTCGGATGAGCGGGACAACATGGGGGCGTCGATGCGGGCGAGTGAGTATGGCAAAGCCTTGGAATCGCTGGTCCGGCTCAAGCCGGCCATCGATGCCTTCTTTGCCGCGGTGATGGTGAATGCCGAGGACCAGGCGGTGCGCAGCAACCGCCTCTCGCTGCTGAAAGCGGTGGACGAGTTCTTCATGTCGTTCGCGGACTTCTCCCAGATTGTGGTACAAGGGAGCTAG
- a CDS encoding glycine--tRNA ligase subunit alpha produces the protein MTYQDLILSLSRFWADRGCVIHQPYDMEMGAGTFHPATFLRSLGPEPWRAAYPQPCRRPTDGRYGENPNRMQHYYQYQVVLKPAPDNIQELYLESLAQLGINPKQHDIRFIQDDWESPTLGAWGLGWEVRLDGMEITQFTYFQEIGGIELSPITGEITYGTERIAMYLQQVNNVFDLAWTDSIKYGDIHHETEVQGSRYNFEEGDVQMLMQAFQSYEAECKRLLVQTDKRLTLPAYDYCIKSSHVFNLLDARGAISVAERTGYIARVRALARQCAERYIEERAAMGHPLLNRSGHKAGSARSVSRSTKS, from the coding sequence GTGACCTATCAGGATCTCATCCTTTCACTAAGCCGGTTTTGGGCTGATCGGGGCTGTGTGATCCATCAGCCCTACGATATGGAAATGGGAGCGGGTACCTTCCATCCTGCGACCTTTCTGCGTTCACTGGGCCCCGAGCCCTGGCGTGCCGCCTATCCGCAGCCCTGCCGCCGGCCGACCGATGGCCGGTATGGGGAAAATCCCAACCGCATGCAGCATTACTATCAGTATCAGGTGGTGCTGAAGCCTGCGCCGGACAACATTCAGGAATTGTATTTGGAAAGTCTGGCCCAGCTCGGCATCAATCCCAAACAGCACGACATTCGATTTATTCAAGATGACTGGGAATCGCCCACGCTTGGCGCCTGGGGGTTGGGATGGGAAGTGCGCCTCGATGGCATGGAAATCACTCAATTCACGTATTTTCAGGAAATCGGCGGGATCGAACTGAGCCCTATTACCGGCGAAATCACGTATGGCACGGAACGGATCGCGATGTACCTGCAGCAGGTCAACAATGTGTTCGACCTGGCCTGGACCGACTCAATTAAGTATGGCGATATTCACCATGAGACGGAAGTACAGGGCTCGCGCTATAACTTTGAAGAAGGCGATGTGCAGATGCTGATGCAGGCCTTCCAGTCGTATGAGGCGGAATGCAAGCGGCTGCTGGTCCAAACAGACAAGCGGCTGACCTTGCCGGCCTACGACTATTGCATCAAGTCCTCGCATGTCTTCAATTTGCTCGATGCCCGCGGGGCGATCAGCGTGGCCGAACGAACGGGCTACATCGCGCGAGTCAGAGCGTTGGCCAGACAATGCGCCGAACGGTATATCGAGGAACGGGCTGCGATGGGGCATCCGCTCTTGAATCGCAGCGGGCATAAGGCCGGCAGTGCGCGATCAGTGTCCAGATCCACCAAATCCTAA